From a region of the Arvicanthis niloticus isolate mArvNil1 chromosome 6, mArvNil1.pat.X, whole genome shotgun sequence genome:
- the Phb1 gene encoding prohibitin 1, with product MAAKVFESIGKFGLALAVAGGVVNSALYNVDAGHRAVIFDRFRGVQDIVVGEGTHFLIPWVQKPIIFDCRSRPRNVPVITGSKDLQNVNITLRILFRPVASQLPRIYTSIGEDYDERVLPSITTEILKSVVARFDAGELITQRELVSRQVSDDLTERAATFGLILDDVSLTHLTFGKEFTEAVEAKQVAQQEAERARFVVEKAEQQKKAAIISAEGDSKAAELIANSLATAGDGLIELRKLEAAEDIAYQLSRSRNITYLPAGQSVLLQLPQ from the exons ATGGCTGCCAAAGTGTTTGAGTCCATCGGAAAGTTCGGCCTGGCGTTAGCAGTTGCAGGAGGTGTGGTCAACTCTGCTTTATATAATG TGGATGCTGGACACAGAGCTGTCATCTTTGACCGATTCCGTGGCGTACAGGACATTGTGGTAGGGGAAGGGACTCACTTTCTCATCCCTTGGGTACAGAAACCAATCATCTTTGACTGCCGCTCTCGACCACGGAATGTGCCGGTCATCACTGGCAGCAAAG ACTTGCAGAATGTCAACATCACACTGCGTATCCTCTTCCGGCCGGTGGCCAGCCAGCTCCCTCGTATCTACACCAGCATTGGCGAGGACTATGATGAGCGGGTGCTGCCGTCTATCACCACAGAGATCCTCAAGTCCGTGGTG GCTCGGTTCGATGCTGGAGAATTGATTACCCAGCGAGAGCTGGTCTCCAGGCAGGTGAGCGATGACCTCACAGAGCGAGCAGCAACATTTGGGCTCATCCTAGATGACGTGTCCCTG ACACATCTGACCTTCGGGAAGGAGTTCACAGAGGCAGTAGAAGCCAAAcaggtggctcagcaggaagcagagagagccagatTTGTGGTGGAAAAG GCTGAGCAGCAgaagaaggcagctatcatctctGCTGAGGGTGACTCCAAGGCAGCCGAGCTGATCGCCAACTCGCTGGCCACCGCCGGTGATGGCCTCATTGAGCTGCGGAAGCTGGAAGCTGCTGAGGACATTGCGTACCAGCTCTCCCGCTCTCGGAACATCACCTACCTACCAGCGGGCCAGTCCGTGCTCCTCCAGCTTCCACAGTGA